One Lacticaseibacillus rhamnosus genomic window carries:
- a CDS encoding YfcE family phosphodiesterase, which produces MKILAVSDTHGDRDILAAILKQQPNLDGYFYAGDSELPANDPLFKIYRAVAGNMDFDPDFPMTVTATIDNTTIFMTHGHRFGVNFGLDKLVAAGEAAHARLVIFGHTHQLGVEEHAGMIVLNPGSISQPRGQFANLGGTYATVTFTSDQIHVDFLKRDGSIVAPLSRDFLQSSH; this is translated from the coding sequence ATGAAGATTTTGGCAGTGAGTGACACACATGGCGACCGCGATATTTTGGCGGCTATTTTGAAGCAACAGCCGAATCTAGATGGTTATTTTTATGCGGGAGATTCGGAATTACCTGCAAACGATCCGCTTTTTAAAATTTATCGTGCAGTCGCAGGTAATATGGATTTTGATCCGGATTTTCCCATGACCGTTACAGCAACTATTGATAACACCACGATTTTTATGACACACGGACATCGTTTCGGGGTGAACTTTGGACTGGATAAGCTGGTGGCGGCGGGGGAAGCAGCCCACGCACGGCTTGTGATTTTTGGTCACACGCATCAGTTGGGCGTTGAAGAACATGCCGGGATGATTGTGTTGAATCCAGGCTCTATTAGCCAGCCGCGAGGGCAATTCGCCAATCTCGGCGGCACATATGCCACGGTTACTTTTACATCCGATCAGATTCACGTTGATTTCTTGAAGCGTGATGGCAGTATCGTTGCACCGTTAAGCCGTGATTTTTTGCAATCATCACACTGA
- a CDS encoding MIP/aquaporin family protein — protein sequence MTYDLGVRLAAEFIGTAVMVLLGNGSVANVDLKGTKGNGSDWLLIAVGYGAGVMIPAMMFGAISGNHINPAFTLGLAASGMFPWSEVLPYIAVQMAGAMVGQLLVVAAYKPHYDLTTNTQHILGTFSTISATKSKLNGFVNEFIGSYILFIGALGITKAPFFQNNLGTAHMGLGFLVATLVASLGGPTGPALNPARDLGPRILHALLPLKHKGSSDWGYAWVPVVAPIAAAILAVLTYKILFL from the coding sequence ATGACATATGATTTAGGAGTGCGGTTAGCCGCTGAATTTATTGGGACCGCCGTTATGGTTCTGTTAGGGAACGGTTCCGTTGCCAACGTTGATTTGAAAGGTACCAAAGGAAATGGCTCCGATTGGCTGTTGATCGCGGTTGGGTATGGTGCCGGGGTGATGATCCCTGCCATGATGTTTGGCGCCATCTCCGGTAACCACATCAACCCCGCCTTTACCTTAGGATTAGCAGCATCAGGCATGTTTCCTTGGTCCGAGGTGCTACCATATATTGCCGTTCAGATGGCAGGAGCAATGGTAGGCCAGCTGCTTGTCGTTGCCGCGTATAAACCGCATTATGATCTCACCACCAATACACAGCATATTCTTGGAACTTTCAGTACGATTAGTGCCACCAAGAGTAAGCTGAATGGTTTTGTTAATGAATTTATCGGTTCCTACATTCTTTTTATTGGCGCTCTGGGTATTACTAAGGCGCCTTTCTTCCAGAACAACCTGGGCACTGCACACATGGGTTTAGGATTTCTCGTGGCAACGCTGGTAGCATCCTTGGGTGGCCCAACCGGACCAGCATTAAACCCGGCCCGTGATCTGGGACCGCGTATCTTGCATGCACTGTTGCCACTAAAACACAAAGGCAGCTCCGATTGGGGTTACGCCTGGGTTCCGGTTGTAGCACCCATCGCCGCTGCTATCCTAGCTGTTTTAACGTATAAGATCTTATTTCTTTAA